A genome region from Fervidobacterium changbaicum includes the following:
- a CDS encoding TSUP family transporter: MNLKDLIVLYPLIFLAGFVDSIAGGGGLISLPAYLFIGLPSHNALATNKLSSTIGTIFSTLRYAKGRAIVYVVAVPSVIGSLIGSHIGARLALVLSDSVLKVILAFLIPFAAVVVLLANPKRSATYEVENISKIRTILISGLIGLTIGMYDGFFGPGTGTFLIILYVSVLSLDHISASGTAKIVNLASNVGALLTFIVGGKVMYSIGLPAALFGIAGNWIGSGLALKKGAKIIKPVIIVVLIILFTKVLMDLV; this comes from the coding sequence GTGAACCTGAAAGATTTAATAGTGCTTTATCCTTTGATTTTTTTAGCTGGATTTGTCGATTCTATCGCCGGGGGTGGAGGGCTCATTTCCCTTCCAGCTTACCTTTTTATAGGCCTTCCGAGTCACAATGCACTCGCAACGAACAAACTTTCGTCAACGATTGGAACGATTTTCAGCACGTTGAGGTATGCAAAAGGTAGAGCCATAGTTTACGTTGTTGCTGTTCCTTCTGTTATTGGTTCACTCATAGGCTCACATATCGGCGCAAGGCTTGCTCTTGTACTAAGTGATAGCGTTTTGAAAGTTATCTTGGCTTTCTTAATACCTTTTGCGGCTGTGGTTGTGCTTTTAGCAAATCCGAAGAGATCTGCAACGTATGAAGTAGAAAATATTTCCAAAATCCGCACCATTTTAATTTCTGGACTCATTGGCCTAACCATAGGAATGTACGACGGCTTCTTTGGACCGGGGACTGGCACATTTTTGATAATACTCTACGTTAGTGTATTATCCCTGGATCATATAAGTGCATCGGGGACTGCGAAGATAGTGAACTTGGCTTCCAACGTTGGTGCGCTTTTGACTTTCATTGTCGGTGGCAAGGTCATGTATTCTATAGGGTTGCCTGCAGCGCTCTTTGGAATTGCTGGTAATTGGATTGGTTCAGGTCTTGCGTTGAAAAAAGGGGCAAAGATTATCAAACCTGTCATAATAGTTGTTCTTATAATTCTATTCACCAAGGTCCTAATGGATTTAGTTTGA
- a CDS encoding VIT1/CCC1 transporter family protein yields the protein MFRVLFSKLRPKSRPALASDAFRKGDLETHRKLHSPEQIGKEPWHKTEQGKYIGQAVYGASDGIVTTFAAISGIAGANLNPKIAIIVGLANLFADGISMAIGDYLSEKSEKDYIRYEKEREMWEVEHMPEAEKLEVKEIYKRKGLSGEKLENLVDAITSNKEIWVDTMLHEELGLFEDDTNPLKSAVVTFLSFVIAGFMPLIAYVFASQSQILAQNQFLASCIITAATLFFVGALRQIVTGVKWYKGGIEMLFVGGLSAAVAYLIGWVLEKIVHITTL from the coding sequence GTGTTTAGAGTGTTGTTCTCCAAGCTAAGACCAAAATCAAGACCAGCACTTGCCAGTGATGCTTTTCGAAAAGGTGATCTGGAAACTCACAGAAAACTCCACTCACCAGAACAGATAGGAAAAGAACCATGGCACAAAACTGAGCAAGGCAAGTACATTGGCCAAGCCGTTTACGGGGCAAGTGATGGTATCGTGACAACGTTTGCCGCAATTTCCGGAATAGCGGGAGCTAACCTGAATCCGAAAATCGCCATTATCGTTGGTTTGGCGAACCTTTTTGCGGATGGTATTTCTATGGCAATAGGCGATTATCTTTCAGAGAAATCGGAGAAGGACTACATAAGATACGAGAAAGAACGTGAGATGTGGGAAGTTGAACACATGCCAGAAGCCGAAAAGCTGGAAGTTAAAGAGATCTACAAGAGAAAAGGTCTAAGTGGTGAGAAGTTGGAAAATCTTGTGGATGCAATTACGAGTAATAAGGAGATCTGGGTAGATACGATGTTGCATGAAGAACTAGGGCTCTTTGAGGACGACACTAATCCTCTGAAAAGTGCCGTTGTGACGTTTTTGTCTTTTGTCATCGCTGGTTTCATGCCGTTGATTGCGTATGTATTTGCTTCGCAATCCCAGATTTTGGCGCAAAATCAGTTCTTGGCATCGTGTATCATAACCGCTGCAACTTTGTTCTTTGTTGGGGCGCTTCGCCAAATTGTTACCGGTGTAAAGTGGTACAAAGGCGGTATCGAAATGCTATTTGTGGGTGGTCTTTCGGCAGCGGTTGCGTATCTGATAGGTTGGGTGTTGGAGAAGATCGTTCATATTACTACACTATAA
- the rpmH gene encoding 50S ribosomal protein L34, translating to MKRTYQPSRIKRKRTHGFLARKSTPGGRRVLKNRRRTGRWRLTV from the coding sequence ATGAAGAGAACTTACCAACCGTCTCGCATTAAGAGGAAAAGAACACATGGATTCCTTGCAAGAAAGTCCACGCCTGGTGGAAGAAGAGTTTTGAAGAACAGAAGAAGAACAGGTAGATGGAGACTCACGGTCTGA
- the rnpA gene encoding ribonuclease P protein component, which produces METHGLKRYTFRKRERLRLRRDISLVFRFGKAIQSENFVVLYKKNGLDYSRLAIIVKRKFGKANRRNKLRRWIRECFRLNKDIIPKGYDFIVIARRALSEKFENSSYKSVCESLLENFERLIDAESNTGSY; this is translated from the coding sequence ATGGAGACTCACGGTCTGAAAAGGTATACGTTCAGAAAGAGAGAGCGCCTGAGACTCAGGAGGGATATATCCCTCGTTTTTAGATTCGGAAAGGCAATTCAGAGTGAGAATTTTGTAGTCCTTTACAAGAAAAACGGACTTGATTACAGCAGATTGGCTATTATCGTTAAACGGAAATTTGGAAAGGCGAACCGCAGAAACAAATTGAGAAGATGGATCCGTGAATGCTTTAGGCTGAACAAAGATATTATTCCAAAAGGGTACGATTTTATCGTTATAGCGAGGAGAGCCTTGTCTGAAAAATTTGAAAACAGCAGTTACAAAAGCGTTTGTGAATCACTTTTGGAGAACTTTGAGAGGTTAATTGATGCGGAAAGCAATACTGGCAGTTATTAG
- the yidD gene encoding membrane protein insertion efficiency factor YidD has translation MRKAILAVIRFYQNYISPLKPPTCRFEPTCSTYTYQAVERFGVFKGLLLGFWRILRCNPLSKGGYDPVPEEFSVFHVHQKNASKEHQKINSIQRRRSN, from the coding sequence ATGCGGAAAGCAATACTGGCAGTTATTAGATTTTACCAAAATTACATTTCTCCTCTAAAACCTCCGACATGCAGGTTTGAACCAACTTGTTCCACATACACGTATCAAGCTGTGGAAAGGTTTGGTGTTTTCAAGGGACTCCTCCTGGGTTTCTGGCGCATTCTCCGATGTAATCCTCTCTCAAAAGGTGGATACGATCCTGTCCCTGAAGAGTTCTCAGTATTCCATGTACACCAAAAGAACGCTTCGAAAGAACATCAAAAAATAAATAGCATCCAAAGGAGGCGGTCGAATTGA
- the yidC gene encoding membrane protein insertase YidC → MRKLTVIFLLLITMIVGLTGFAGFFVEERVDSIVITSKYLQVELGKDGNLQKVSHMLGRAYLFYVNDNDGFDLFDSQGEKLSVATPTYHIQYAERSKDSKDSYESVKVIFNYENGIEKVYSFDKRFYTYTFDVEIHSPEEIKVALPLIWDKSTIRSAVNFFVSFRPDRDYSSIVKFSGKLDQTHVVGKDFNFTVYMGPYKKVVVKHVFKEDYERLATLVKTIPGVGNWYSFISDGLNEFFSWINSFTKNFGLTIIIFTIIVRLVLYPFYHAQTKQMIQMRKLQPAVEAIKKKYKDPQKQQEELMKLYKENKINPSSGCLMLLIQLPIFMLLYGVIQSYQELFSVSPGFLIWKDLSTGGWANNWLFLVITIITSYYLALITSQDSRTAWQQILMGAIFPFFFISLPSGIFLYWTMNSIIQLGITYYIYKRYKIKGITHHELWGVQKKKA, encoded by the coding sequence TTGAGAAAACTAACCGTCATTTTTTTGTTGTTAATAACGATGATAGTGGGGTTGACTGGTTTTGCTGGATTCTTTGTTGAAGAACGTGTTGATTCTATTGTCATCACGTCGAAATATCTTCAGGTAGAATTAGGTAAGGATGGTAATTTGCAAAAGGTTTCACATATGCTCGGCAGAGCATACCTGTTTTACGTAAACGACAACGATGGCTTCGATCTGTTTGACTCACAAGGCGAAAAACTCTCAGTCGCGACACCAACGTACCATATTCAGTACGCAGAACGATCAAAAGATTCGAAAGATTCCTATGAGAGTGTAAAAGTCATTTTCAACTACGAAAACGGGATTGAAAAGGTCTATTCTTTTGACAAAAGGTTTTACACTTACACTTTCGATGTAGAGATTCACTCTCCAGAGGAAATTAAAGTAGCACTACCATTAATTTGGGACAAATCAACGATTCGCTCAGCGGTAAATTTCTTCGTCTCATTTAGACCTGATAGGGATTATTCATCGATCGTTAAATTCTCAGGTAAATTGGATCAGACACATGTTGTCGGAAAAGACTTCAACTTCACAGTTTACATGGGACCTTACAAGAAAGTCGTTGTGAAACATGTTTTCAAAGAAGACTACGAAAGGCTGGCAACGCTTGTAAAAACTATTCCAGGTGTTGGAAACTGGTACAGTTTTATATCCGATGGCCTCAACGAGTTCTTCAGCTGGATAAACTCGTTCACAAAAAACTTTGGTCTAACGATTATCATATTCACCATTATAGTCAGGCTAGTACTTTATCCCTTCTACCACGCGCAGACCAAACAGATGATTCAGATGAGAAAACTACAGCCAGCCGTTGAAGCTATCAAGAAGAAGTACAAAGATCCACAAAAGCAGCAAGAAGAGTTAATGAAGCTTTACAAGGAAAACAAAATTAACCCCTCAAGTGGTTGTTTGATGTTACTTATCCAACTACCGATCTTTATGCTACTTTACGGAGTAATTCAAAGCTACCAGGAACTCTTCTCCGTATCCCCAGGTTTCTTGATCTGGAAAGACCTTTCCACTGGTGGATGGGCAAATAACTGGCTGTTCCTTGTGATAACGATAATTACAAGTTACTACCTTGCACTTATCACAAGTCAAGACAGCAGGACAGCATGGCAACAAATACTCATGGGGGCCATATTCCCATTCTTCTTCATAAGTTTACCAAGCGGTATATTCTTGTACTGGACTATGAACTCAATAATTCAGCTTGGTATAACTTACTACATCTACAAGAGGTACAAGATTAAAGGCATTACTCATCACGAACTCTGGGGAGTCCAGAAAAAGAAGGCATAA
- the jag gene encoding RNA-binding cell elongation regulator Jag/EloR, which yields MKTINYVGKSVDEILQQFRTEHDVLDGEYEINVIDKGTHGIFGLFARDAVVEITITNKYYERKLREFLEEIFKRFGVDYFVEIASRGKTFIATCHSEEIGKLIGKHGKGLGALQHLANIYLNRLTDTKVTVIIDAGNYREKRREQLEKIVETAIERARKFGKVKLDPMFAFERKIVHELAKKHKDIHTYSEGLEPYRYVVIEAKRRGKNNEDRKHFRNATT from the coding sequence TTGAAGACGATAAACTACGTAGGAAAAAGTGTTGATGAGATACTTCAGCAGTTCAGAACCGAACACGACGTTCTGGACGGAGAGTACGAAATAAACGTTATCGACAAAGGAACTCATGGGATATTTGGACTTTTTGCAAGAGATGCGGTAGTAGAAATCACGATAACAAACAAGTACTATGAAAGAAAGCTCAGAGAATTTCTGGAAGAAATTTTCAAACGCTTCGGTGTCGATTACTTTGTCGAAATAGCAAGTCGCGGTAAAACATTCATTGCAACGTGTCACAGCGAAGAAATCGGAAAGCTAATCGGCAAGCACGGAAAAGGATTGGGCGCACTGCAACACCTTGCGAACATATATCTTAACAGATTAACAGACACAAAAGTCACTGTTATCATCGACGCAGGAAATTACCGCGAAAAGCGAAGAGAACAATTAGAAAAGATCGTTGAAACGGCGATTGAACGTGCTCGAAAATTCGGCAAGGTAAAACTGGATCCAATGTTTGCATTCGAAAGAAAAATCGTACATGAGCTTGCCAAGAAACACAAAGATATACATACTTACTCCGAAGGTTTGGAACCTTACAGGTACGTAGTAATAGAAGCAAAAAGGAGGGGGAAGAATAATGAAGATAGGAAACATTTCAGAAATGCAACCACTTGA
- a CDS encoding cupin domain-containing protein, translated as MKIGNISEMQPLEIDGGNILKRVLIGPRDGAPNFVMRLFTLKPGASTPYHTHPWEHEVFVVDGELEVVKKDGRIKVSKGSFVFVEPNEEHQFHNFTDKEASFICVIPKEGGE; from the coding sequence ATGAAGATAGGAAACATTTCAGAAATGCAACCACTTGAAATTGACGGTGGTAATATATTGAAACGTGTTCTTATAGGTCCGAGGGATGGCGCACCAAATTTTGTGATGAGGCTTTTTACCTTAAAACCAGGTGCCTCCACACCGTACCATACTCATCCGTGGGAACACGAAGTATTTGTGGTTGATGGGGAACTCGAAGTTGTGAAAAAGGATGGTAGGATAAAGGTTTCAAAAGGTTCTTTCGTGTTCGTTGAACCAAACGAGGAACACCAGTTCCATAACTTCACTGATAAAGAAGCGTCCTTCATCTGCGTCATTCCAAAGGAAGGCGGCGAATAA
- a CDS encoding stage V sporulation protein S has protein sequence MEVLKVSSKSNPNKVAGALAGVIREKGKAEIQAIGAGAVNQAVKAVAIARGYLAPSGYDLVCVPAFTDVTVENETRTALKFIVFPRE, from the coding sequence ATGGAAGTACTAAAAGTCTCTTCAAAATCAAACCCAAACAAGGTAGCAGGTGCTTTGGCTGGAGTTATTAGAGAAAAGGGCAAAGCCGAGATCCAGGCAATCGGTGCTGGTGCTGTCAACCAGGCAGTCAAAGCAGTTGCAATTGCAAGAGGTTACCTTGCACCAAGTGGCTATGACCTCGTCTGCGTTCCAGCATTCACGGATGTAACGGTAGAAAATGAAACAAGAACAGCACTTAAGTTCATTGTCTTCCCCAGAGAATAA
- a CDS encoding ABC transporter substrate-binding protein, which translates to MVAKKSIVVPFLLICLNIFAVVKVGVLLPLTGPLAAAGDLVRKGIELAHEEKRTVLGDPIQLVYADTRSEKTEAANAMSRLIDKDKVVAVIGEIMSGNSMAAAEIAESRKVPLLCPASTNPLVTQGKRFVSRVCFIDPVQGTALAEFAARNLKLDKIAVFTDIEQDYSVGLSNYFIERFKKYGGKVLQVQYKTGDQEFSAQISQAIAFGSQAILIAGYYNEIALVAQQARSLGFKGAILAGDGANAPDLIKIGGSAVEGLYFSDHYHPDAAKTSTAKKFVNLYEKKYGEKPSTLSALGYDAYMILLKAIENAKSTDPEKIALAVRQITNFDGVTGLISIGKDGNATKDVVILVVKSDGMKFFSKVSSLSLK; encoded by the coding sequence ATGGTTGCTAAAAAATCGATTGTAGTACCTTTCTTGTTAATATGTCTGAATATTTTTGCAGTTGTGAAGGTAGGAGTTTTACTGCCGCTAACAGGTCCACTTGCAGCTGCAGGTGATTTGGTGAGAAAGGGTATAGAACTTGCCCACGAGGAAAAACGTACGGTTCTTGGTGATCCAATCCAACTTGTCTATGCAGATACCAGAAGTGAGAAGACAGAGGCGGCAAACGCAATGTCGAGATTGATAGACAAAGATAAAGTTGTAGCCGTGATAGGAGAGATAATGAGTGGAAATTCTATGGCTGCAGCAGAGATAGCTGAGAGCAGGAAGGTTCCACTTCTATGCCCTGCATCCACAAACCCACTCGTTACGCAGGGAAAACGGTTCGTTTCAAGGGTATGTTTCATAGATCCCGTTCAGGGAACAGCACTGGCGGAATTTGCTGCAAGGAATCTGAAGCTGGATAAAATAGCTGTCTTTACAGATATCGAACAAGACTACAGTGTCGGATTGTCGAATTATTTTATTGAGCGGTTCAAAAAATACGGCGGTAAAGTACTACAGGTTCAGTATAAGACAGGTGACCAGGAGTTTAGCGCACAGATTTCCCAAGCGATAGCTTTTGGTAGCCAAGCAATCCTGATTGCCGGTTATTACAATGAAATTGCCTTAGTTGCACAGCAGGCAAGGTCTTTGGGATTCAAAGGAGCCATTCTTGCTGGGGACGGGGCAAATGCTCCAGACTTAATTAAGATAGGAGGAAGCGCAGTTGAGGGGCTGTACTTTTCTGACCACTACCATCCAGACGCAGCAAAGACAAGTACGGCAAAGAAGTTTGTGAATTTGTATGAAAAAAAGTACGGTGAAAAACCATCAACACTTTCTGCACTTGGATATGATGCTTACATGATTTTGCTGAAAGCTATTGAAAATGCCAAGTCCACGGATCCTGAAAAGATAGCGCTTGCTGTAAGGCAGATAACGAACTTTGACGGAGTTACTGGTTTAATCAGCATCGGCAAAGACGGGAACGCAACGAAGGATGTAGTTATTCTGGTTGTCAAAAGCGATGGCATGAAATTCTTTAGCAAGGTATCATCCTTATCTCTGAAATAG
- a CDS encoding TrpB-like pyridoxal phosphate-dependent enzyme has product MFREVVYLKPEEMPKSYYNVLADLPFKLDPPLDPATGEPMKPEKLLAIFPEPLLEQEMSDERFIPIPEPVLREYAVYRPTPLVRARFLEEYLGTQTRIYYKYEGVSPTGSHKTNTALAQAYYNKISGTKTLVTETGAGQWGSALSYAGAKFGLEVRIFMVKVSFYQKPFRKLLMNIFDGNVVPSPSSLTRFGQKFDGEHPGTLGIAISEAIETVLKQNDAKYALGSVLNHVLLHQTVIGLELKEQLKKLKIIPDMVVACHGGGSNFGGTILPFIPDVLNGKDIKIIAVEPESCPSLTKGEYRYDFGDTAGLTPMMKMYTLGKDFVPPAIHAGGLRYHGAAPIVSKLLHEKLISAVAVSQDEVFQAGKLFARVEGIVPAPESAHAVAYVIKEAKKNEKKTIVFTLSGHGYFDLSAYINA; this is encoded by the coding sequence ATGTTTAGAGAAGTTGTGTATTTAAAACCTGAGGAGATGCCTAAAAGTTACTACAACGTGCTTGCAGATTTGCCGTTCAAACTTGATCCGCCACTTGATCCTGCAACGGGTGAGCCGATGAAACCTGAAAAGCTGCTTGCGATATTTCCTGAGCCATTGCTTGAGCAAGAAATGAGTGACGAAAGGTTCATCCCCATTCCAGAACCTGTTCTGAGAGAATACGCCGTCTACAGACCGACACCGCTTGTTCGAGCACGGTTTTTGGAAGAATACCTCGGAACTCAAACGCGAATTTACTACAAATACGAAGGAGTAAGCCCAACCGGTAGTCATAAAACAAACACGGCACTTGCGCAGGCGTACTACAACAAAATTAGTGGGACAAAGACGCTGGTTACTGAGACAGGAGCGGGGCAGTGGGGGAGCGCTCTTTCGTACGCTGGTGCGAAGTTCGGTTTAGAAGTTCGTATCTTTATGGTTAAAGTCAGCTTCTACCAGAAACCTTTCAGAAAGTTGCTAATGAACATTTTCGATGGGAATGTCGTCCCTAGTCCAAGTAGTCTGACGCGATTTGGCCAAAAGTTTGATGGTGAACATCCCGGAACACTTGGAATAGCCATCTCTGAAGCGATAGAGACTGTACTTAAGCAAAATGATGCAAAATACGCATTGGGCAGCGTCTTAAATCACGTGTTGTTACACCAAACGGTGATTGGTCTTGAATTGAAAGAGCAGCTTAAAAAATTGAAAATCATACCCGATATGGTCGTTGCCTGCCATGGGGGAGGCTCGAACTTTGGTGGTACAATACTTCCATTTATCCCAGATGTTCTTAACGGAAAAGACATAAAAATCATTGCGGTTGAACCAGAGAGTTGCCCATCTCTAACAAAGGGCGAATATCGGTACGATTTTGGGGATACAGCAGGTCTGACACCGATGATGAAGATGTACACGCTCGGCAAAGATTTCGTCCCTCCGGCAATCCATGCAGGTGGATTAAGATACCACGGAGCAGCACCTATCGTTTCCAAACTACTTCACGAAAAACTCATTTCGGCAGTTGCCGTGAGTCAAGATGAGGTATTCCAAGCGGGGAAACTCTTTGCAAGAGTTGAAGGGATCGTCCCAGCACCCGAATCGGCGCACGCGGTTGCGTATGTGATTAAGGAAGCTAAGAAAAACGAGAAAAAGACGATTGTTTTTACACTTTCTGGTCATGGATATTTTGACTTGAGTGCTTATATTAACGCATAG
- a CDS encoding TIGR04013 family B12-binding domain/radical SAM domain-containing protein: protein MFKRLVFRTTKHNRYSVTAIVGAILSEVNDIEILETKNVAEILQYPVTDTAVAFSFMTFDLDTVVEELRLLKSHGYTVIAGGPHTTALPFEMLKLGFDYVFLGDGEENIVRFLKGERPENRMFDGIKNRVDLNKFPPICEKKKLFMPIEISRGCPFDCGYCQTPRLAGKVVRHRDIEQIVEYEKISVKHGKTIARFITPNAFGYGSKNGVTPRPDIVDELLFKVKSTGVKEIYFGTFPSDVRPESVTDEMVKVVKKYVNHNYVVIGAQSGSNRILNLIRRGHTIEKVEEALEILAQNGFYAKVDFIFGFPFETKEDVEQTFNFIEKIVKKYNSKIHAHTFMPLPGTPLASVGPGILQDYHYKFLGQLAAKGILDGYWLKQEELAKKAAQNIKLKAGNSF from the coding sequence ATGTTTAAACGACTTGTATTCAGAACAACAAAGCATAATCGGTACAGTGTAACAGCAATCGTTGGAGCCATACTAAGTGAGGTCAACGACATAGAAATCTTAGAAACTAAAAATGTTGCTGAAATCTTGCAGTATCCGGTAACGGATACTGCAGTTGCTTTTTCATTTATGACATTCGATTTGGATACAGTCGTTGAAGAGTTAAGGCTACTTAAGAGCCACGGTTACACGGTAATTGCAGGTGGACCTCACACGACGGCTTTACCTTTTGAAATGTTGAAACTCGGGTTCGATTATGTATTCCTTGGCGATGGAGAAGAGAACATCGTTAGGTTCCTAAAGGGCGAGAGGCCTGAGAACAGGATGTTCGATGGGATAAAGAATCGAGTTGATCTGAATAAATTTCCGCCCATATGCGAGAAAAAGAAGTTATTTATGCCTATAGAAATTTCAAGAGGATGCCCCTTTGATTGTGGTTACTGTCAAACACCGAGGTTGGCGGGAAAGGTAGTAAGACACAGGGATATTGAACAGATAGTTGAATACGAGAAAATTTCTGTAAAACACGGTAAGACCATCGCTAGATTCATCACCCCAAATGCCTTTGGATACGGCAGTAAGAACGGTGTCACACCAAGACCGGATATTGTGGATGAATTGCTTTTCAAAGTAAAGTCCACAGGTGTTAAGGAAATTTACTTCGGCACGTTTCCATCTGACGTAAGGCCCGAGAGTGTCACAGATGAGATGGTCAAGGTCGTTAAGAAGTACGTAAACCATAATTACGTTGTAATAGGCGCTCAAAGTGGTAGCAACAGGATTCTCAACCTTATACGTCGGGGTCACACCATTGAGAAAGTCGAAGAAGCACTTGAAATCTTGGCCCAAAACGGTTTTTACGCGAAGGTAGACTTCATTTTTGGCTTTCCGTTCGAAACAAAAGAGGACGTAGAGCAGACGTTTAATTTCATAGAGAAAATTGTGAAAAAGTACAACTCTAAGATTCACGCACACACATTCATGCCACTTCCAGGTACTCCACTTGCCAGCGTCGGACCTGGTATTTTACAAGATTACCACTACAAATTCTTAGGACAACTCGCAGCCAAAGGTATCCTCGATGGTTACTGGCTAAAACAAGAGGAGCTAGCCAAGAAGGCGGCTCAAAATATAAAACTCAAGGCGGGAAACTCTTTTTGA
- a CDS encoding extracellular matrix/biofilm biosynthesis regulator RemA family protein, with protein MSEAVARINENIYVVRDRVVAVVPVTSTVSRRIRASNQIGGKMVNLSYGKECKSIIFMDSGHSLLLAEPALEVRKKIWG; from the coding sequence ATGTCCGAAGCAGTTGCGAGGATAAACGAGAACATCTACGTTGTAAGAGACAGGGTGGTCGCCGTAGTACCTGTCACGTCGACGGTTTCGAGGCGCATAAGGGCAAGTAACCAAATCGGTGGTAAGATGGTTAACTTGTCGTATGGAAAAGAGTGCAAATCGATAATTTTCATGGACAGTGGGCATTCACTACTTCTTGCAGAACCAGCACTCGAAGTAAGGAAGAAGATATGGGGTTAG
- a CDS encoding DUF933 domain-containing protein yields the protein MKVGIVGLSQVGKTTIFSLLTGIEVDLFSQEHQKGTAKVHDKRVDILAKMYEPKKVTYATLEFFDTPALKIKDIKERTAVFNAIQNVEAMLIVVRAFRSDNVPYPEVEKPIDQLKATLDEFLFRDLDVVTNRISRLENAKRKLEPKEEVELKLLKRLQETLENEQLLSKIELTDEEKKMLGGFSLATLKPIGVVVNVDEEQFAEKNYETKDEVLKLCQDNGFAYVELCGKLEMELNSLSEEEKMEFLKELGTEETGIERLSRALYTQFGLISFFTVGKDEVRAWTLRKGATAVDAAGVIHSDLARGFIRAEVIKYDDLIRLGSEKALKDAGLMKLVGRDYIVEDGDIITIRFNV from the coding sequence ATGAAGGTAGGAATCGTTGGTCTGTCCCAAGTTGGTAAGACAACGATATTTTCATTGCTCACCGGGATTGAAGTGGACCTGTTTTCTCAGGAGCATCAAAAAGGAACCGCAAAAGTTCACGATAAAAGGGTCGATATCCTTGCAAAAATGTACGAACCAAAGAAGGTAACGTACGCAACGCTAGAATTCTTCGACACACCAGCTTTGAAGATAAAAGACATAAAGGAAAGAACAGCCGTGTTCAATGCTATTCAAAACGTCGAAGCAATGCTCATAGTTGTTCGAGCGTTCAGAAGTGACAATGTTCCGTATCCCGAAGTAGAAAAGCCAATAGATCAACTTAAAGCCACGTTGGACGAGTTCTTATTCAGAGACCTCGACGTGGTAACAAATAGAATCAGCAGATTAGAAAACGCAAAGAGAAAGCTTGAGCCAAAAGAAGAAGTAGAACTCAAACTCTTGAAACGTTTGCAAGAGACCTTGGAAAACGAGCAACTGTTGTCGAAGATAGAGCTTACAGACGAAGAAAAGAAGATGCTTGGCGGTTTTTCCCTCGCTACGTTGAAGCCCATAGGTGTTGTGGTCAACGTTGATGAAGAACAATTCGCTGAAAAGAATTACGAAACAAAAGATGAAGTCTTAAAACTTTGCCAGGACAACGGATTTGCCTATGTCGAACTGTGCGGAAAATTGGAGATGGAACTGAACTCGTTGAGCGAAGAAGAGAAGATGGAGTTTCTAAAGGAACTGGGAACAGAAGAAACTGGGATCGAAAGGCTCTCAAGAGCACTTTACACCCAATTTGGACTGATTTCGTTCTTCACAGTTGGTAAAGACGAAGTCCGAGCTTGGACCCTTAGAAAGGGCGCAACTGCAGTCGATGCAGCAGGTGTGATTCACAGTGATTTGGCAAGAGGCTTCATCCGCGCAGAGGTTATAAAATACGACGATTTAATAAGACTTGGTTCTGAAAAGGCGCTAAAGGATGCAGGATTGATGAAGCTTGTTGGAAGAGATTACATCGTTGAAGATGGTGATATAATAACAATAAGGTTCAATGTATAG